Sequence from the Candidatus Obscuribacterales bacterium genome:
GGTTCTAGGCTCCGAGGTGACGGACTGCCTAACCGAATGGCTCGCCCACCACATTCGCGGCGAAGACCAAAGCATGATTCGCTTTTTGCAGGCCCAGAACCAGACCCTGTTGCAACCTACCCTAAACCACTGATGATCATCCCTTGGCTATCCCCTCTGGCCCAGTTGGCCTCCCCCGGTTCCATCGCCTTTGAGCTGGGCCCGATCGCCATACGCTGGTATGGGCTGCTGATTGCCACGGCGCTGATTATCGGCATGTCGTTGGCGCAGCGGTTGGGTAAACAGTTTGGGTTGACCTCCGACCAGATTGGCGAGTTGGCCATTTGGCTGGTCTGCGGAGCCATTCCGGGGGCACGGCTCTACTACGTGGCCTTTGAGTGGTCGCGCTATGCGGAACACCCCTGGCGGGTGCTGGCAATTTGGCAGGGGGGCATTGCGATTCATGGCGCAATCCTAGGGGGGGCGATCGCCACTCTGCTGTTTGCCCGGCGCAATCGGCTCTCCTTTTGGCAATTGGCAGATGTGGTGGCCCCGTCGCTGATCTTGGGCCAGGCCCTGGGTCGCTGGGGCAATTTTTTCAACTCCGAAGCCTTTGGCCGGCCCACGGATGTGCCTTGGCGGCTGTATATTCCCCCGGCCCAGCGCCCTCCGGGCCTGGCCGATGTGGCCTACTACCATCCCACGTTTCTCTACGAATCTCTGTGGAACTTGGGAGTTTTGGCTATTTTGCTGGGTCTGTTTGTCTGGGGATTGCGCCATCCGGGACGGCTGAAGCGCGGCACGATCTTTTTGGTCTATGCGGTGGCCTATAGTCTGGGTCGGGTGTGGATTGAGGCACTGCGGCTGGATAGCCTCATGCTGGGGCCGCTGAGGGTGGCGCAGGTGGTGAGCTTGACGGGGATTGCGTTGGGCGTCGTTGGACTGGTGTGGCTGTATGGTCTAA
This genomic interval carries:
- the lgt gene encoding prolipoprotein diacylglyceryl transferase; translation: MIIPWLSPLAQLASPGSIAFELGPIAIRWYGLLIATALIIGMSLAQRLGKQFGLTSDQIGELAIWLVCGAIPGARLYYVAFEWSRYAEHPWRVLAIWQGGIAIHGAILGGAIATLLFARRNRLSFWQLADVVAPSLILGQALGRWGNFFNSEAFGRPTDVPWRLYIPPAQRPPGLADVAYYHPTFLYESLWNLGVLAILLGLFVWGLRHPGRLKRGTIFLVYAVAYSLGRVWIEALRLDSLMLGPLRVAQVVSLTGIALGVVGLVWLYGLKRSLPDTQNPPVS